One part of the Mytilus trossulus isolate FHL-02 chromosome 11, PNRI_Mtr1.1.1.hap1, whole genome shotgun sequence genome encodes these proteins:
- the LOC134691099 gene encoding reactive oxygen species modulator 1-like, with translation MPAVPSGYGQTGPRCFDKMKMGFTMGFCVGLASGALFGGFSALRMGLRGRELIQTVGKTMVQGGGTFGVFMSIGTGIRC, from the exons ATGCCGGCTGTTCCTAGTGGATATGGGCAAACAGGGCCAagatgttttgataaaatgaaaatgggatTCACAATGGGATTTTGTGTTGGTTTAGCGTCTGGTGCACTCTTTGGAGGATTTTCTGCTTTAAG GATGGGATTACGAGGAAGAGAATTAATACAGACTGTTGGTAAAACCATGGTGCAAGGTGGTGGTACATTTGGTGTGTTCATGAGTATAGGAACAGGAATACGATGCTGA